The following proteins are encoded in a genomic region of Chitinivorax sp. B:
- a CDS encoding PhzF family phenazine biosynthesis protein — translation MTNYRFHLVNVFAETPLSGNPLAVFEDAQGLDDATMQAVARQFNLPEVAFVLPPTQQADARIRIFNATTETLFGGHPTLGTAHVLNVIRQQVNQRVALETNIGVIPVWYENEIWTFQAKTPTYRACNLTPVQLATILGLHVRDIAGTALFVSTGAEQLIIPLANRDAVMRCAPKAHVLEQFAANRSGHAAVYVWYRDEALVSVRFFHTDRGSLIEDHGTGSACANLGGWLLANGVPRPIRLDIRQGHTINRLSTIRLEVDQARHIYVGGRVAYLGAGEMVL, via the coding sequence ATGACAAACTACCGTTTCCACTTGGTCAACGTATTTGCAGAAACGCCGCTATCCGGCAATCCACTGGCAGTATTCGAAGACGCGCAAGGGCTGGATGACGCCACCATGCAAGCGGTGGCACGCCAATTCAATCTACCGGAGGTGGCGTTTGTCTTGCCGCCTACACAACAGGCTGATGCCCGTATCCGGATTTTCAATGCCACTACAGAGACATTGTTTGGTGGGCACCCCACGTTGGGGACGGCCCATGTGTTGAATGTGATCCGCCAGCAGGTAAACCAGCGTGTGGCGTTGGAAACCAATATTGGCGTCATCCCCGTCTGGTATGAAAACGAAATCTGGACTTTTCAGGCCAAAACACCTACCTATCGTGCCTGCAACCTGACGCCGGTACAGCTGGCGACCATTTTGGGCCTGCATGTGCGTGATATTGCCGGGACGGCGTTGTTCGTCAGTACTGGGGCTGAACAATTGATCATCCCGTTGGCAAATCGCGACGCAGTCATGCGTTGTGCACCCAAGGCCCATGTGCTGGAACAGTTTGCAGCCAATCGAAGTGGGCACGCTGCTGTGTATGTGTGGTATCGGGATGAGGCACTGGTCAGCGTCCGTTTCTTCCATACCGATCGTGGTAGTTTGATTGAAGACCATGGCACCGGTTCAGCGTGTGCCAATCTGGGGGGGTGGCTGCTGGCCAATGGCGTGCCGCGTCCAATCCGGCTGGATATCCGCCAAGGACACACCATCAACCGCCTTAGCACCATCCGGTTGGAGGTCGACCAAGCACGCCATATCTATGTCGGTGGTCGGGTAGCATACCTCGGGGCAGGGGAGATGGTGCTGTAG
- a CDS encoding PhzF family phenazine biosynthesis protein → MLTYRYHIVNVFAEAPLTGNALAVFEYAYEMSDELMLALAQQMNLSETTFIQHSDKAHAKVRIFTPGGELPFAGHPVLGSAEVVSQLNGGLDLMTLETRAAIVPMWFRDGRWSLQVRAATLRRPTASITQLAQMLSLPVTDLKANSFFVDSGNEQLLIRVGSREAVARCQPRPDEMLQHAVNRAGLAKLYVWHRDREQITARFFAIVNGMMIEDPGTGSAAANLGGWLYAHKQVPTRTVIVQGEQIGRPCRIYLEVDEQGRVFVGGRVMRQGAGEIRI, encoded by the coding sequence ATGTTGACTTACCGTTACCATATCGTAAACGTATTCGCTGAAGCACCATTGACGGGCAACGCATTGGCGGTGTTCGAGTACGCTTACGAAATGAGCGATGAGCTGATGCTGGCGTTGGCACAACAGATGAATCTATCCGAAACAACGTTCATTCAGCACAGTGACAAGGCGCATGCCAAGGTACGTATTTTTACACCAGGGGGCGAGCTGCCGTTTGCTGGCCATCCTGTGCTGGGTTCTGCAGAGGTGGTCAGCCAGCTGAATGGCGGTCTGGATTTGATGACGCTGGAAACGCGGGCTGCAATTGTGCCCATGTGGTTTCGTGATGGCCGATGGTCCTTGCAGGTGCGGGCTGCCACCTTGCGCCGTCCTACGGCATCGATTACCCAGCTGGCCCAGATGCTATCGTTGCCCGTGACAGATCTGAAAGCGAATTCCTTTTTTGTGGATTCGGGCAATGAGCAGTTGTTGATTCGCGTTGGCAGCCGTGAGGCGGTGGCACGTTGTCAGCCTCGGCCGGATGAAATGCTGCAACATGCAGTGAACCGGGCTGGTCTCGCCAAATTGTATGTGTGGCATCGCGACCGCGAACAGATTACGGCCCGCTTTTTCGCCATCGTCAATGGCATGATGATTGAAGACCCAGGTACCGGCTCGGCCGCAGCTAACCTGGGGGGCTGGTTATATGCCCACAAGCAGGTTCCGACCCGGACAGTGATTGTTCAGGGTGAGCAAATCGGCCGGCCTTGTCGTATCTATCTGGAAGTGGACGAACAAGGCCGCGTGTTTGTCGGTGGCCGAGTCATGCGCCAGGGCGCTGGCGAGATCAGGATATAG
- the mpl gene encoding UDP-N-acetylmuramate:L-alanyl-gamma-D-glutamyl-meso-diaminopimelate ligase — MHIHILGICGTFMGGIAVIAKQAGFRVTGCDANVYPPMSTQLEAQGIELIQGFDASQLDLNPDVFVIGNVVTRGNPLMEAILNRGLPYISGPQWLAEQVLQDKWVLAVAGTHGKTTTSSMLAWILEYAGFAPGFLIGGIPQNFGLSARLPGEPVQEPGGRSPFFVIEADEYDTAFFDKRSKFVHYHPRTAILNNLEYDHADIFPDLQAIETQFHHLVRTIPGQGLIVANGKEASLDRVLQRGCWTPTERFGGQQGWQIGTAYDDGFDVMLDGRLQGRLQWALLGEHNQLNALAALAAARHVGVPVEQGIAALAQFQNVKRRMEVRGVEDGVTVYDDFAHHPTAIDTTVAGLRRKVGAARILAVLEPRSNTMKLGTMKDQLPASLRDADMTFCYGANLGWDVASALAPMGARAATFDELDALVTAVVAVARPGDHVLVMSNGGFGGVHSKLLAALKDRAG; from the coding sequence ATGCATATCCATATTCTAGGTATTTGCGGTACGTTCATGGGCGGCATAGCCGTCATTGCCAAACAAGCCGGTTTTCGGGTCACCGGGTGTGATGCCAATGTGTATCCACCGATGAGCACCCAACTTGAAGCGCAAGGTATCGAGCTGATTCAAGGGTTTGATGCGTCGCAATTGGACTTGAACCCGGATGTATTCGTCATCGGTAACGTGGTGACACGTGGCAATCCGTTAATGGAAGCTATTCTGAACCGTGGGTTGCCGTATATCTCCGGTCCGCAATGGTTGGCAGAGCAGGTATTGCAGGACAAATGGGTACTGGCAGTTGCCGGCACACATGGCAAAACCACGACTTCTTCTATGTTGGCGTGGATCTTGGAATATGCCGGCTTTGCGCCAGGGTTCCTGATTGGTGGCATTCCGCAAAACTTTGGCCTGTCGGCACGTTTGCCGGGTGAGCCAGTGCAAGAGCCGGGCGGCCGCAGCCCTTTCTTCGTGATTGAGGCGGACGAGTACGATACGGCCTTTTTCGACAAGCGCTCGAAGTTTGTTCACTACCACCCGCGTACCGCCATCCTGAACAACCTGGAATACGACCATGCCGATATCTTCCCGGATCTGCAGGCCATTGAAACCCAATTCCACCATCTGGTTCGTACAATTCCTGGTCAAGGGTTGATTGTAGCCAATGGCAAGGAAGCGAGCCTGGATCGTGTGTTGCAGCGAGGATGCTGGACGCCGACAGAGCGCTTTGGTGGCCAACAGGGTTGGCAGATTGGTACCGCTTATGATGACGGGTTTGATGTGATGCTGGATGGCCGGTTACAGGGGCGATTACAGTGGGCGTTGTTGGGAGAGCATAACCAGCTCAATGCCTTGGCTGCGCTGGCTGCTGCTCGCCATGTGGGTGTTCCAGTGGAGCAGGGCATTGCTGCATTGGCGCAGTTTCAGAACGTGAAACGACGCATGGAAGTACGGGGTGTTGAAGATGGTGTCACGGTTTATGATGATTTTGCTCACCACCCAACTGCGATTGATACCACGGTTGCCGGTCTACGTCGCAAGGTGGGTGCAGCCCGCATTCTGGCGGTGTTGGAGCCACGCTCCAACACCATGAAGTTAGGCACCATGAAAGACCAGCTACCGGCCAGCTTACGCGATGCAGACATGACCTTCTGTTACGGGGCCAATCTGGGGTGGGATGTGGCATCGGCACTGGCTCCGATGGGGGCACGAGCCGCTACTTTTGATGAGCTGGATGCCCTGGTGACTGCAGTTGTGGCGGTGGCTCGTCCTGGGGATCATGTGCTGGTGATGAGTAACGGCGGTTTTGGTGGCGTGCACAGTAAACTGTTGGCCGCGCTGAAAGACCGTGCAGGTTGA
- a CDS encoding GTP-binding protein → MTQSATNKRIPVNLITGFLGSGKTTLIRHLLHQCPPDEHWAVLVNEFGKIGIDGALLAQPGISIKQVPGGCICCVSSPMFRTGLNNLIRQAKPDRILIEPSGLAHPAAIQTMLQDASYRQTLQLGATLALIDPTSLRDGRIYHHPLLKDQLNAADFIIASKTDQATEDDWIVLQHYLATMQPPRQISTAIQHGRLDIVWLDKPGNLPFPRPAPSSPHRPTIAPAPQKAGYGMHHQRSADGIALGWRWPPARQFDLSTMLAWLDTQFALGCLRAKGILHTNEGWIAINHTARERHQTTSEWQQDSRLELIYPPDHSIDIEQLETTLAQI, encoded by the coding sequence ATGACCCAATCTGCCACCAACAAACGTATTCCAGTCAATCTGATCACCGGTTTTCTGGGTAGCGGCAAAACCACGCTGATCCGCCATTTACTGCACCAGTGTCCCCCTGATGAACACTGGGCAGTACTGGTCAACGAATTTGGCAAGATAGGTATTGACGGTGCACTGCTGGCCCAACCGGGCATCAGCATCAAGCAGGTTCCTGGCGGTTGCATCTGCTGTGTCAGCAGCCCAATGTTCCGTACTGGATTGAACAACCTGATTCGGCAGGCCAAACCTGATCGTATTCTGATTGAACCTTCCGGGCTTGCCCATCCGGCCGCGATACAAACCATGCTGCAAGATGCCAGCTATCGTCAAACGTTACAATTGGGCGCCACATTGGCATTAATCGACCCCACCAGCCTACGAGATGGACGCATCTACCATCATCCCTTGTTAAAAGATCAACTGAATGCCGCTGATTTCATCATTGCCAGCAAAACAGACCAAGCCACTGAAGATGACTGGATCGTTTTGCAGCACTACTTGGCAACAATGCAACCACCACGGCAAATCAGCACAGCCATTCAACACGGTCGACTGGATATAGTCTGGCTGGACAAACCTGGCAATCTGCCTTTTCCCCGCCCAGCACCATCAAGCCCTCACCGACCAACCATTGCCCCAGCCCCCCAAAAGGCAGGTTATGGCATGCACCACCAGCGCAGTGCAGATGGTATCGCGCTTGGCTGGCGCTGGCCGCCCGCAAGACAGTTTGACCTTTCGACCATGCTTGCCTGGCTCGACACCCAGTTCGCCCTCGGCTGTCTGCGTGCCAAAGGCATTCTTCATACCAACGAAGGTTGGATTGCTATCAACCACACAGCACGAGAACGCCATCAAACCACCAGTGAATGGCAACAAGACAGCAGGTTGGAGCTCATCTATCCTCCGGATCATTCAATCGACATCGAACAGCTTGAAACTACATTGGCGCAGATATAA
- a CDS encoding GGDEF domain-containing protein: MNREVTKCQQNNSRLTIALIDLDFFKHINDKFGHTIGDKVLIHVSNITKAVLRNHDILVRYGGEEFLVLLPDTDLNGAQYLLERLHQVFRNNAMLSEGKRIEISFSTGLAQLGAGENGHALILRADQAMYAAKSAGRNTVVIAPDQASTTG, translated from the coding sequence TTGAATCGAGAGGTTACCAAGTGCCAACAGAACAACAGCAGATTGACCATTGCATTGATTGATCTCGACTTCTTCAAACACATCAATGACAAGTTCGGCCATACCATAGGGGATAAGGTACTGATTCATGTCAGCAACATCACCAAGGCGGTGCTGCGTAATCACGATATTCTGGTACGTTATGGGGGTGAGGAATTTCTCGTGTTGCTCCCGGATACCGATTTAAACGGTGCTCAATACCTGCTGGAAAGATTGCATCAGGTGTTCCGCAACAATGCCATGTTGAGCGAAGGTAAACGCATCGAAATCAGTTTCAGCACGGGGTTGGCCCAATTGGGTGCAGGTGAAAATGGTCATGCGTTGATCCTGCGTGCGGATCAGGCGATGTACGCCGCCAAAAGCGCAGGCCGCAATACAGTTGTCATCGCACCAGATCAAGCTTCTACAACAGGATGA